A DNA window from Brassica napus cultivar Da-Ae chromosome C1, Da-Ae, whole genome shotgun sequence contains the following coding sequences:
- the LOC106368265 gene encoding UDP-galactose/UDP-glucose transporter 2: MLLIIYLEVFTRVRFGFYFDSFCLLVIKKRRRRMKEEQSRTLFGISLSDRPTWQQFLICTSGFFFGYLVNGVCEEYVYNRLQFSFGWYFTFIQGFVYLFLIYLQGFTTKHIVNPMRTYVKLSAVLMGSHGLTKGSLAYLNYPAQIMFKSTKVLPVMIMVAFIPGLRRKYPVHEYISAFLLVLGLILFTLADAQMSPNFSMIGILMISGALIMDAFLGNLQEAIFTMNPETTQMEMLFCSTVVGLPFLFVPMVLTGELFRAWTACSQHPYVYGVLVFEAMATFIGQVSVLSLIALFGAATTALITTARKGVTLLLSYLIFTKPLTEQHGSGLLLIAMGIVLKMVPMDSKPPSKVQARPAVRNDGGDEEERKSLV, encoded by the exons ATGCTTTTGATAATTTACTTGGAGGTTTTTACTCGTGTTCGTTTTGGCTTTTACTTTGATTCTTTTTGTCTTTTGGtaatcaaaaaaagaagaagaagaatgaaggAGGAACAATCAAGAACTCTGTTTGGAATATCTCTGTCTGATCGACCAACTTGGCAACAGTTTCTCATTTGCACTTCTGGTTTCTTCTTTGGCTACCTCGTTAACGGAGTTTGCGAG GAATATGTTTATAATCGGCTCCAATTTAG CTTTGGTTGGTACTTCACGTTTATACAAGGATTTGTCTACTTATTCCTCATCTACCTTCAAGGCTTCACCACAAAACATATTGTGAATCCCATGAGAACTTATGTCAAACTCTCTGCTGTTCTCATGGGATCACATGGTTTAACCAAAGGATCTTTGGCTTATCTCAACTATCCAGctcaaatcatgttcaaatCCACCAAG GTGTTGCCGGTAATGATAATGGTAGCGTTCATACCCGGTTTGAGGAGGAAATACCCGGTCCATGAATACATCTCAGCGTTCTTGCTGGTTCTTGGTTTGATCCTATTCACATTAGCAGACGCCCAAATGTCTCCTAATTTCAGTATGATCGGGATTTTGATGATTTCTGGTGCATTGATCATGGATGCTTTCTTGGGTAATCTTCAAGAAGCCATTTTCACAATGAATCCCGAGACAACTCAg ATGGAGATGCTTTTCTGCTCAACGGTTGTTGGATTGCCCTTCTTATTCGTTCCCATGGTCTTAACCGGTGAGCTTTTCCGTGCGTGGACTGCTTGCTCACAA CATCCGTATGTGTATGGAGTGCTTGTATTCGAAGCCATGGCCACATTCATCGGTCAAGTCTCTGTTCTATCGCTCATTGCACTCTTTGGAGCCGCTACAACTGCCTTG ATAACAACAGCGAGGAAAGGGGTTACGTTGTTGCTGTCGTATTTGATATTCACCAAGCCATTAACTGAACAGCACGGATCGGGGTTGCTGTTGATAGCAATGGGAATTGTATTGAAGATGGTACCGATGGATAGTAAACCTCCGAGCAAGGTTCAGGCGAGACCAGCGGTTAGGAAcgatggaggagatgaagaggaGAGAAAGTCATTGGTTTAA